Proteins encoded together in one Corynebacterium liangguodongii window:
- a CDS encoding LLM class oxidoreductase, with the protein MTVGLSLPIEESAEESTEDSLDNQVRLIRKAEDAGFAAVWVRDIPLRVETFGDVGQVWDPWMYLSYLAARTSTIALGTAAVVVPFQHPLLMAKRAATLDRLSGGRFLFGIATGDRPEEFPAFGQDRGTRGDVLAEHLRVYREAMTTSYSPIRWSGGKMGGADVVPKPSARDVPLLATGSLQQTMQWRAEHTHGWLMYHKGLEMQKVNVDNWNVAVDTLGGGWKPFAESLWLDLHPNPDAEAEGHHFGYRLGRNALIRLLHKQREIGISHVMVNFRASERDAEEQIDEFIQNVMPEITPAD; encoded by the coding sequence CTGACGGTGGGCCTGAGCCTGCCGATCGAGGAAAGCGCGGAGGAAAGCACCGAGGATTCGCTCGACAATCAGGTGCGCTTGATCCGCAAGGCGGAGGACGCCGGGTTCGCGGCCGTTTGGGTGCGCGACATCCCGCTGCGGGTGGAGACCTTCGGCGACGTCGGCCAGGTGTGGGACCCGTGGATGTACTTGTCCTACCTGGCCGCGCGGACGTCGACGATCGCGCTCGGCACAGCGGCAGTTGTCGTGCCATTCCAGCATCCGCTGCTCATGGCCAAGCGCGCGGCAACGCTGGACAGGCTTTCGGGAGGGCGGTTCTTGTTCGGCATCGCCACGGGGGATCGGCCGGAGGAGTTTCCCGCCTTCGGGCAAGATCGCGGGACCAGGGGAGACGTGCTGGCGGAGCACCTGCGCGTCTACCGCGAGGCCATGACCACCAGTTACTCGCCGATTCGCTGGTCCGGCGGGAAGATGGGCGGCGCGGATGTCGTCCCCAAACCGAGTGCGCGGGACGTGCCGTTGTTAGCCACCGGTTCGCTCCAGCAGACAATGCAGTGGCGTGCTGAACACACGCACGGGTGGCTGATGTACCACAAAGGCCTTGAGATGCAGAAGGTCAACGTGGACAACTGGAACGTCGCCGTCGATACGCTCGGCGGCGGGTGGAAGCCCTTCGCCGAGTCGCTGTGGCTTGACCTGCATCCGAACCCGGACGCCGAGGCGGAAGGGCACCACTTCGGCTACCGGCTGGGCCGCAACGCGCTGATTCGTTTGCTGCACAAGCAGCGCGAGATCGGGATCAGTCACGTGATGGTCAACTTCCGCGCTTCTGAGCGCGATGCGGAAGAGCAGATCGACGAGTTCATTCAGAACGTGATGCCGGAAATTACCCCCGCGGACTGA
- a CDS encoding dipeptide ABC transporter ATP-binding protein produces the protein MSKPLLTIRDLHVTFAQPRSAVECVNLDVHRGETVALVGESGSGKSMTARAIMGLLPAGAKASGSIAIGGEELLGRDEKILNAHRGCTVSLVFQDPQSALNPVRRIGWQIKEAIAAHSLVAQGSEGARVHELLEWVGIPDPAQATRKYPHQLSGGQRQRVAIALALANDPDLLIADEPTTALDVTVQREILELIRHLSQRNGMGVLLITHNIAIASKYADRVTVMRDGCVLEKGKISDVFTHPKHPYTRKLLEAVPRLDTPGPREDPGHVEAPFVECRDVSVAYHTAGSDPFFALRSVSLAIEKGTVLGLVGESGSGKSTLGRVAAGLVIPSAGTVSVGDHNLAELSTRELRKLRRDFALIPQDPAASLNPQRTVGESIREPLDIHRVGDRESRRQRVASLLDALSLPADFANRYPGELSGGQRQRVSIARALALSPSLIIADEPTSALDVSVQAEIVTLFRQLQRELRFTAIFISHDLAVVSDISDSVAVMRQGELVEHGPTDTVFHRPSSGYMRDLLGATIPAPVHV, from the coding sequence ATGAGCAAGCCATTGTTGACTATTCGAGATCTACACGTCACCTTTGCGCAGCCGCGCTCCGCTGTCGAATGCGTAAACCTCGACGTCCACCGCGGTGAAACCGTCGCCCTCGTTGGTGAATCAGGATCCGGTAAATCCATGACCGCGCGTGCCATCATGGGACTTCTACCCGCAGGCGCAAAGGCGTCGGGCTCGATTGCAATCGGCGGCGAGGAGCTCCTTGGCAGGGACGAAAAGATCCTCAATGCGCACCGCGGTTGCACAGTCTCCCTAGTCTTTCAGGACCCGCAGTCCGCGTTGAACCCGGTACGGCGCATTGGGTGGCAGATCAAGGAGGCCATCGCAGCGCACTCGCTCGTCGCACAAGGATCGGAGGGTGCTCGGGTCCATGAACTCTTGGAATGGGTCGGCATCCCTGATCCCGCGCAGGCGACCCGAAAGTACCCGCACCAACTTTCAGGTGGACAACGGCAGCGGGTTGCCATTGCGCTTGCGCTTGCAAACGATCCCGATCTACTCATCGCCGATGAACCCACAACAGCACTCGACGTTACTGTCCAACGGGAAATTCTCGAACTGATCCGCCACCTCTCGCAGCGCAACGGAATGGGCGTCCTCCTGATCACCCATAACATCGCCATTGCATCAAAGTATGCAGACCGTGTCACCGTTATGCGTGACGGCTGCGTATTGGAGAAGGGGAAGATCTCCGACGTCTTTACCCACCCGAAGCATCCGTATACGCGAAAGCTTCTGGAAGCGGTCCCTCGGTTGGACACCCCTGGTCCGAGAGAAGACCCCGGGCACGTTGAAGCCCCGTTCGTCGAATGCCGAGATGTCTCCGTTGCATACCACACGGCGGGTTCAGACCCCTTCTTCGCTCTCAGATCGGTCAGCCTGGCCATCGAGAAGGGGACCGTATTAGGGCTCGTTGGGGAATCCGGCTCCGGAAAATCAACGCTCGGACGCGTTGCAGCAGGTCTGGTGATCCCGAGTGCCGGCACGGTATCAGTTGGCGATCACAACCTAGCTGAGCTGAGCACACGTGAACTGCGCAAGCTTCGTCGAGATTTTGCGCTCATTCCACAAGATCCAGCCGCCTCGCTTAACCCTCAACGCACCGTCGGCGAAAGTATTCGGGAACCCCTCGACATCCATCGGGTGGGAGACCGGGAGTCGAGAAGACAACGCGTTGCCTCACTCCTCGACGCCTTGTCCTTACCCGCGGATTTCGCGAATCGCTATCCAGGTGAACTCTCCGGCGGCCAGCGACAGCGCGTGTCCATCGCCCGAGCCCTTGCCCTTTCGCCATCTTTGATCATCGCCGACGAGCCCACCAGCGCCCTTGATGTGTCTGTGCAGGCGGAGATCGTCACGCTCTTTCGCCAACTGCAGCGCGAACTGAGATTTACCGCGATCTTTATCAGCCACGACCTCGCGGTTGTCTCAGACATTTCCGACTCTGTAGCTGTAATGCGGCAAGGGGAACTCGTTGAGCACGGCCCTACCGACACCGTATTCCATCGACCTTCTAGCGGGTACATGCGCGATCTTCTCGGCGCTACTATTCCCGCCCCAGTTCACGTCTAG
- a CDS encoding ABC transporter permease: MVNHLLHRFPPALLTLVLGSIVIFALLRVFPGDPAEVMAGADAPPEAIDSIRRSLGLDRPVLSQYFAWIGSIMTLNFGDSYVIGGSISELLSAAALNTCVLASSALILSMLIALILGVGVELIDVRWARDAAAAITTLALAIPNFVVGTVLLIVFSVVLAVLPAGGIPREGLSENPEITVQFLVLPAIVLALPVGSQLARFLQDSISRELRASYVTTARALGIPRSRIILTQVLPNALPAALTVLGLEIGHIFGGTVIVEALFAWPGLGYLTQQAIINRDYPVVQIILLLSVALYVFIQLASDITHAVLDPRIRIGAR; the protein is encoded by the coding sequence GTGGTTAATCACTTACTTCACCGCTTCCCGCCGGCGCTGCTCACTCTCGTGCTCGGCTCTATCGTGATCTTCGCCCTGCTCCGTGTGTTTCCCGGCGATCCCGCAGAGGTAATGGCAGGAGCGGATGCCCCTCCCGAGGCCATTGACTCGATCCGCCGATCCTTGGGTCTGGATCGGCCTGTTCTTAGTCAATACTTCGCCTGGATCGGGTCCATCATGACCTTGAATTTCGGGGATTCGTACGTAATAGGCGGTTCGATTTCTGAGCTTCTTTCCGCAGCCGCGCTCAACACGTGTGTACTCGCTTCCAGCGCCCTCATCCTCTCTATGCTCATTGCTCTTATCCTCGGAGTCGGCGTCGAACTCATCGATGTTCGGTGGGCCCGCGATGCCGCGGCCGCAATAACTACCCTTGCATTGGCGATCCCGAACTTCGTCGTGGGCACGGTACTTCTCATTGTCTTCAGCGTCGTCCTCGCAGTGCTTCCGGCTGGTGGCATTCCCCGGGAAGGGCTAAGTGAAAACCCAGAGATCACTGTCCAGTTTCTTGTACTACCCGCGATAGTTCTCGCGCTTCCAGTTGGCTCCCAACTGGCACGGTTTCTCCAAGACTCGATCAGCCGGGAACTGAGAGCCTCGTACGTGACAACGGCCCGAGCGCTCGGTATCCCTCGTTCACGCATTATTCTTACCCAGGTCCTCCCTAACGCCCTTCCTGCCGCATTGACGGTCCTCGGGCTCGAAATCGGGCATATCTTCGGAGGAACCGTCATCGTCGAAGCTCTTTTCGCCTGGCCGGGCCTCGGTTATCTGACGCAACAGGCCATTATCAACCGCGATTACCCGGTGGTCCAGATCATTCTCTTGCTCTCCGTGGCCCTCTATGTCTTCATCCAGCTCGCCTCCGACATCACCCATGCCGTTTTGGACCCACGCATTCGAATTGGAGCCCGTTGA
- a CDS encoding flagellar biosynthesis anti-sigma factor FlgM, which produces MRIDAIEISQYEGDTLYFRTEHPETGEDRVAQLREAIENGTEFTAEDLLGRIQTIHPDNIETWEERRVEDTAL; this is translated from the coding sequence ATGCGCATCGACGCCATCGAAATCTCCCAGTACGAAGGCGACACCCTCTACTTCCGTACCGAACACCCGGAAACCGGTGAGGACCGCGTGGCCCAGCTGCGCGAGGCCATAGAGAATGGCACCGAGTTCACTGCCGAGGATCTCCTCGGTCGTATCCAGACGATTCATCCGGACAATATCGAGACCTGGGAAGAGCGCCGCGTGGAGGACACCGCGCTTTAG
- a CDS encoding ABC transporter ATP-binding protein produces MITLTDVRKAYGDDVAIGPVNLQIPAGGITALVGPNGAGKSTLLTMIGRLLSLDAGTVEIGSMDVTQTKSKDLAKTISILRQENHFVTRLTVRQLVGFGRFPYSRGRLTPEDEDIITKYVDFLGLSALENRYLDQLSGGQRQRAYVAMVLCQETDYVLLDEPLNNLDIAHSVEMMKHLYDAAHELGRTIIIVLHDINFAARYADFICAAKDGQIVAFGTPAEIMRDDLLTEIFNTEVKVIEGPHGPLATYH; encoded by the coding sequence GTGATTACCCTGACCGATGTCCGCAAGGCCTACGGCGACGACGTCGCCATCGGCCCCGTCAACCTGCAGATTCCCGCAGGCGGAATCACCGCGCTGGTGGGGCCAAACGGCGCAGGCAAGTCGACCCTGCTGACGATGATCGGACGGCTGCTCTCGCTCGACGCGGGAACCGTGGAAATCGGCTCGATGGACGTCACGCAGACCAAGTCGAAGGACCTTGCGAAGACGATCTCGATCCTGCGCCAGGAGAACCATTTTGTCACTCGCCTCACGGTGCGCCAGCTCGTTGGCTTCGGGCGGTTCCCGTACTCGCGGGGCCGGCTCACGCCGGAGGACGAGGACATCATCACGAAATACGTGGACTTCCTCGGGTTGAGTGCGCTCGAGAACCGCTACCTCGATCAGCTCTCCGGTGGTCAGCGCCAGCGAGCCTACGTCGCGATGGTGCTATGCCAGGAGACTGACTACGTGCTTCTCGACGAGCCCCTGAACAACCTAGACATCGCCCACTCCGTGGAGATGATGAAGCACCTTTACGACGCCGCTCACGAGCTGGGGCGCACCATCATCATCGTGCTGCACGACATCAACTTCGCGGCGCGCTACGCCGATTTCATCTGCGCGGCGAAGGACGGGCAGATCGTGGCGTTCGGCACGCCGGCGGAGATCATGCGCGACGACCTCCTTACCGAAATCTTCAACACCGAAGTGAAAGTGATTGAAGGCCCCCACGGACCGCTCGCTACCTACCACTAA
- a CDS encoding siderophore ABC transporter substrate-binding protein encodes MSRFNTRTAAAALVAAVSLTVVSCSAAQEQASDATATTAAQAENTVTVEDNYGVKEVPSPAQRVVALDNRSFELLDTWGIEPVAAARALVPVTIPGIGDNDNIVDIGNHREPNLEAIVAAEPDVIVSGQRFQTHDADIEQLVPEAVLVDFEPRDGEPFDAELIRHTESLGEIFGKQEEAAQLVDDFQNALERAKAAYNPEQTVMAVNISGGEIGYVAPGVGRTWGPLFDLIGMKPALEVHNATDDHQGDDISVEAIASANPDWMLILDRDAGTRTDEGSPAALSVIEDAAPLQNVTAVKEGQLYVAPADTYTNESIITYTEILNDIADQFEASK; translated from the coding sequence TTGTCCCGTTTCAATACCCGAACCGCCGCGGCAGCGCTCGTCGCAGCCGTTTCGCTGACCGTTGTATCCTGCTCCGCCGCGCAGGAGCAGGCGTCTGATGCCACGGCCACCACGGCGGCGCAGGCCGAGAACACGGTCACCGTCGAGGACAACTACGGCGTCAAGGAGGTCCCGAGCCCCGCGCAGCGCGTCGTTGCTTTGGACAACCGCTCCTTCGAGCTCCTGGACACCTGGGGCATCGAGCCCGTCGCCGCGGCGCGCGCGCTCGTCCCGGTGACCATCCCCGGCATCGGCGACAACGACAACATCGTCGACATCGGCAACCATCGCGAGCCCAACCTCGAGGCCATCGTCGCAGCCGAGCCCGACGTTATCGTCTCCGGCCAGCGCTTCCAGACCCACGACGCGGACATTGAACAGCTCGTCCCCGAGGCTGTTCTCGTTGACTTCGAGCCGCGCGACGGTGAGCCCTTCGACGCCGAGCTGATCCGCCACACCGAGTCCCTCGGCGAGATCTTCGGCAAGCAGGAGGAAGCCGCCCAGCTTGTCGACGACTTCCAAAACGCCCTCGAACGCGCCAAGGCCGCCTACAACCCCGAGCAGACCGTGATGGCTGTCAACATCTCCGGCGGCGAGATCGGCTACGTCGCGCCGGGCGTCGGCCGCACCTGGGGCCCGCTGTTCGACCTGATCGGCATGAAGCCCGCTCTCGAAGTCCACAACGCCACCGACGACCATCAGGGCGACGACATCTCCGTCGAGGCCATCGCCTCCGCCAACCCGGACTGGATGCTCATCCTCGACCGCGACGCTGGCACGCGCACTGATGAGGGTTCCCCGGCCGCGCTGAGCGTGATCGAGGATGCTGCGCCACTGCAAAACGTCACGGCAGTCAAGGAGGGTCAGCTCTACGTTGCGCCCGCGGACACCTACACCAACGAGTCCATCATCACCTACACCGAGATCCTCAACGACATCGCCGATCAGTTCGAGGCCTCCAAGTAA
- a CDS encoding iron chelate uptake ABC transporter family permease subunit — protein sequence MGSVVRNVGAFQTSKSKRRYFIALGVMVALAVVFTAGLLAWDNPVAFGTRAYWLIAERRLNAVIAMAVVAVCQGVATVAFQTVTNNRILTPSIMGFESLYIAINTATIYFLGASGLIASRTLETFVLQLVLMVGLSLVLYSWLLTDNAANLHAMLLVGIVIGGGLGSLSTFMQRMLTPSEFDVLTARLFGSVNNADPAFYPVAIPLVLIAVTLVLLNSRRLNVLSLGRDVSVNLGVGFRKNAIYTLILVSILMAVSTALVGPMTFLGFLVATLAYQFTDTYDHRYVFPMAIVLGYVVLTGAYFIMNHIFYAQGVVSIIIELVGGITFLVVILRKGRL from the coding sequence ATGGGTAGCGTGGTTCGTAACGTCGGCGCGTTTCAGACGTCGAAAAGCAAGCGGCGCTATTTCATCGCGCTCGGCGTGATGGTTGCGCTCGCCGTGGTCTTCACCGCGGGGCTCCTCGCGTGGGACAACCCCGTGGCTTTTGGTACTCGCGCGTACTGGCTGATCGCGGAGCGGCGCCTGAACGCGGTGATCGCGATGGCGGTGGTCGCCGTGTGCCAGGGCGTGGCGACAGTCGCTTTCCAAACCGTGACCAACAACCGGATTCTTACCCCTTCCATCATGGGGTTCGAGTCCCTCTATATCGCGATCAACACCGCCACCATCTACTTCCTCGGGGCCTCCGGACTGATCGCCTCGCGCACGCTCGAGACGTTCGTGCTCCAGCTCGTGCTCATGGTGGGCCTGTCGCTCGTGTTGTACTCCTGGCTGCTCACCGACAACGCCGCCAATCTGCACGCTATGCTGCTCGTCGGCATCGTCATCGGCGGGGGCCTGGGCAGTTTATCGACGTTCATGCAACGCATGCTCACGCCCAGCGAGTTCGACGTGCTCACCGCCCGACTCTTCGGCTCCGTCAACAACGCGGACCCGGCGTTCTATCCCGTCGCGATTCCGCTCGTGCTCATCGCCGTGACCCTGGTGCTGCTGAACTCCCGCCGGCTCAACGTGCTCTCGCTTGGCCGCGACGTCTCCGTCAACCTCGGGGTGGGTTTTCGGAAAAATGCCATCTATACGCTGATTTTGGTGTCCATCCTGATGGCGGTGTCCACCGCGCTGGTCGGGCCGATGACCTTCCTTGGGTTCCTCGTGGCCACGCTCGCGTACCAGTTCACGGACACTTACGACCACCGTTACGTCTTTCCCATGGCGATTGTGCTCGGTTACGTCGTGCTCACGGGGGCCTACTTCATCATGAACCACATCTTCTATGCTCAAGGCGTGGTCTCGATCATCATCGAGCTGGTAGGAGGAATCACCTTCCTGGTCGTGATCTTGAGAAAGGGACGCTTGTGA
- a CDS encoding arylsulfatase, producing MSKQNIPPYARGYEGFKGTVGRTVEQSDPWWPEEKRAPGNSPNIVLVLLDDMGYSDIGPFGSEIATPTLDRLAQRGVRLTNYHTTPVCSPARAAVLTGLNPHRAGYASVANSDPGYPGFRLELGEDVATLPEVLRGHGYATYAVGKWHLTRDALLNAAADKSSWPIQRGFDQYYGALEAFNSFFHPNQIVQDNTIVQRESTPEGYYLTDDYTGHALEFIKGLRASDSRKPFFLYFAHTAMHGPLGAKESDIDKYRGTYDVGWDAIRQQRYHRQVQAGIIPAGTPLPEAVGKLGREIPSWESLDEDTRFIYAKYMEVYAAMVDNVDQSLGRIVDLLEELGELDNTIIVFTSDNGGTAEGGPEGTRSYFSRFANLPGIPGDFERDTPLNPELIGGPRAMSHYPEGWGNVSNTPFRFYKGQTYAGGIRVPLIISWPRGLPTDGSIRRQYQYVTDLTPTLLELAGLKHPGTRHNLPAKSIDGASFATVLHNPEAPSTHTEQYSEWGGNRGFYRDGWKVVANHEPGTPYDDGEWELYHVEQDPNEINNLACRYPEKLRELADAWERAAWENTVFPLDDRSNPHSYRRRAAEAEFDKPVTILPGTPKLERYRSSKLTKLRAFRVYIDVEYDDGNEGILLSHGDQGGGYALYIKEGKLWFAFNEYGRLHDVDCGSIPIGHHDIVLNTIPLPNFRATHKVYLDGRQAGALDEVWALIGFAPFSGIDVGVNRGGPVHWGLYEQHGSYRYTGKLHSVRYVPGPRTDYDPELIAELERDVEAAGD from the coding sequence ATGTCGAAGCAAAACATTCCACCCTATGCTCGCGGTTACGAAGGTTTTAAGGGAACCGTAGGAAGAACGGTTGAGCAGTCCGACCCGTGGTGGCCGGAGGAGAAGCGGGCACCGGGAAATTCGCCGAACATCGTGCTCGTACTTCTCGACGACATGGGTTATAGCGACATCGGCCCGTTCGGCTCCGAAATCGCCACCCCTACTCTCGACAGGCTCGCACAGCGGGGAGTGAGGTTGACAAACTACCACACAACCCCGGTGTGCTCTCCCGCCCGCGCTGCAGTACTCACAGGGTTAAACCCGCACCGCGCTGGCTACGCCAGCGTAGCCAACTCTGATCCTGGCTACCCAGGCTTCCGTCTAGAACTTGGTGAAGACGTTGCCACCCTGCCCGAGGTACTGCGAGGACATGGCTACGCCACCTACGCGGTGGGCAAGTGGCATCTCACACGCGATGCTCTGCTCAACGCGGCGGCCGACAAATCGTCGTGGCCCATCCAACGCGGGTTTGACCAATACTACGGGGCGTTGGAAGCTTTCAATTCCTTCTTCCACCCAAATCAAATTGTTCAAGACAACACTATTGTGCAACGGGAGTCGACCCCGGAAGGCTACTACCTCACCGATGACTACACGGGCCATGCGCTGGAATTCATCAAGGGCCTACGCGCCTCCGACTCGCGCAAGCCGTTTTTCCTGTACTTCGCGCACACAGCAATGCATGGTCCGCTCGGGGCGAAAGAAAGCGACATCGACAAGTACCGCGGAACCTACGATGTAGGGTGGGATGCTATTCGGCAGCAGCGCTATCACCGCCAGGTACAGGCCGGCATTATCCCAGCAGGCACTCCCCTGCCAGAGGCCGTGGGGAAGCTCGGCCGTGAGATCCCGTCGTGGGAGAGCCTCGATGAGGACACGCGCTTCATATACGCGAAGTACATGGAGGTCTACGCCGCGATGGTAGACAATGTCGATCAAAGCCTTGGGCGGATCGTCGACCTGCTCGAAGAACTTGGGGAGCTCGACAACACAATCATCGTATTTACCTCCGACAATGGGGGGACAGCCGAGGGCGGTCCAGAAGGGACCCGATCCTATTTCAGCCGGTTTGCGAACCTGCCTGGAATTCCAGGCGATTTCGAAAGGGATACACCACTTAACCCGGAGCTCATCGGGGGGCCACGCGCGATGTCCCATTACCCGGAAGGATGGGGAAACGTCTCCAACACACCGTTCCGATTCTACAAAGGACAAACCTACGCCGGCGGAATCCGAGTGCCGCTAATCATTTCCTGGCCGCGCGGATTGCCTACCGACGGAAGTATCCGGCGCCAATATCAATACGTGACCGACCTCACTCCAACGCTGCTCGAATTGGCTGGCTTGAAGCATCCAGGAACACGCCACAACCTACCTGCGAAATCTATCGATGGCGCGAGCTTCGCCACGGTCTTGCACAACCCAGAGGCGCCGAGCACGCACACCGAACAGTATTCGGAATGGGGTGGCAACCGCGGCTTCTATCGAGACGGATGGAAGGTAGTGGCAAATCATGAGCCCGGCACTCCCTACGACGACGGAGAGTGGGAACTCTACCACGTGGAACAAGACCCCAACGAGATCAACAACCTCGCTTGTCGTTACCCCGAAAAGCTCCGCGAGCTTGCCGACGCATGGGAACGCGCCGCATGGGAAAACACCGTCTTTCCCCTCGATGACAGATCCAATCCCCACAGCTACCGGCGGAGAGCGGCCGAGGCGGAATTCGACAAACCCGTCACGATTCTCCCCGGTACTCCCAAACTTGAACGCTACCGTTCCTCAAAGCTCACCAAGCTAAGAGCATTTAGAGTGTACATAGACGTGGAATACGACGACGGTAACGAAGGAATTCTTCTCTCCCACGGTGACCAGGGCGGCGGATACGCTCTCTACATCAAGGAAGGAAAACTCTGGTTCGCATTCAACGAATACGGGCGCCTACACGACGTCGATTGCGGCTCCATACCTATTGGACACCACGACATAGTCCTGAACACAATTCCCCTGCCCAATTTCCGCGCAACGCACAAGGTATACCTCGATGGAAGGCAGGCCGGTGCGCTCGACGAAGTGTGGGCACTGATCGGCTTCGCCCCATTTAGTGGGATTGACGTAGGAGTAAACCGCGGCGGGCCCGTGCACTGGGGCCTCTACGAGCAACACGGATCTTACCGCTACACCGGCAAGCTCCACTCGGTGCGGTACGTCCCTGGCCCCAGGACAGACTATGATCCTGAATTGATCGCCGAGCTGGAGCGAGATGTCGAAGCAGCGGGAGATTAG
- a CDS encoding ABC transporter permease, whose amino-acid sequence MSSVFSSFPRTAVDVRGAGNISILGAPRGRARGAIPFAHGKGLTGAVLVGLVVAAGLLAPFLTPYSPEQQIAGVNLTGPSASHWLGTDALNRDLLTRTLYGIRVNLLISFIAVPLGASCGCILGFSSAMWKPTDELVQRAFDLILAFPALILGIALSVVFGPGLKTVFILVILINIPIFGRLARTQALRVRELSYVESAAACGAGTWWILRRHIMPNSLSPIMVQFSIAMSLAVFVEGAMSFLGIGVMPPAPSLGSLINEGAAYVYHAPLFAVGPLVVVISFAMGLMLIAQAVSERNRLEP is encoded by the coding sequence ATGAGTAGCGTCTTTTCCAGTTTCCCACGTACCGCCGTCGACGTGCGTGGAGCAGGCAACATCTCCATTCTGGGTGCACCCCGGGGGCGAGCCCGCGGCGCCATTCCGTTCGCCCATGGCAAGGGCCTCACGGGAGCCGTGCTTGTGGGACTAGTCGTCGCCGCTGGGCTGCTCGCACCCTTCCTGACGCCATACTCACCCGAGCAACAGATCGCAGGTGTCAATTTGACGGGGCCAAGTGCATCACACTGGCTCGGCACCGACGCGCTTAACCGAGATTTACTTACACGCACTCTCTACGGAATCCGGGTTAACCTCCTCATATCCTTCATCGCGGTCCCCCTCGGGGCCTCTTGCGGATGCATCCTCGGATTCTCGTCAGCGATGTGGAAGCCTACCGACGAGCTCGTCCAACGCGCCTTCGACCTCATACTTGCGTTCCCTGCACTTATCCTTGGCATAGCGCTGAGCGTGGTCTTCGGACCGGGCCTCAAAACGGTTTTCATTCTTGTCATTCTCATCAACATTCCAATTTTCGGCCGCCTGGCGCGCACGCAAGCGCTACGCGTGCGCGAGCTTTCCTACGTCGAATCCGCCGCCGCGTGTGGCGCGGGCACGTGGTGGATCCTTCGCCGACACATCATGCCAAACAGCCTGTCCCCGATCATGGTTCAATTCTCCATCGCCATGTCCCTAGCTGTCTTCGTGGAGGGGGCGATGAGTTTTCTCGGCATCGGGGTGATGCCTCCAGCACCTTCTCTCGGCTCACTGATCAACGAGGGCGCTGCGTACGTCTACCACGCCCCCTTATTCGCCGTCGGCCCACTCGTTGTTGTCATCTCCTTTGCAATGGGTTTGATGCTCATTGCACAGGCCGTTTCAGAAAGGAACCGCTTAGAGCCATGA
- a CDS encoding ABC transporter permease: MSSAPTATRPALLDWKFLAGAGVVGALLFASLAVGQYDILGAEDGWAMFNATRVPRTIALILAGAAMAMSGLIMQMLTQNRFVEPTTTGTTEWAGLGLLATMVFAPNASILVRMIVAVAFAFVGTMVFFAFLRRVTLRSSLIVPIVGIMLGAVVSSVSTFWALQTQLLQSLGVWFAGSFTSVIAGQYEVLWIVLFVVAVVFFYADRLTAAGLGEDVATNIGLNYNRIVLVGTSLVAIAAGVVTVVVGYLPFLGLIVPNIVSMIRGDDLRSNLPWVCLLGIGIVAACDLIGRTIIAPFEMPVSVILGLVGAVVFIALIIRQARHG; the protein is encoded by the coding sequence ATGTCCTCTGCCCCCACCGCCACCCGCCCGGCACTTCTCGACTGGAAGTTCCTGGCGGGTGCTGGTGTTGTCGGCGCGCTCCTTTTCGCCTCCCTGGCAGTGGGGCAGTACGACATCCTCGGCGCCGAGGACGGGTGGGCCATGTTCAACGCCACCCGCGTGCCGCGCACCATCGCTCTCATACTCGCCGGCGCGGCCATGGCGATGAGCGGGTTGATCATGCAGATGCTCACCCAAAACCGCTTCGTCGAACCCACCACCACCGGAACCACCGAGTGGGCTGGCCTGGGGCTCTTGGCCACAATGGTGTTCGCGCCGAACGCCTCCATCCTGGTGCGCATGATCGTGGCAGTGGCCTTCGCGTTCGTGGGCACCATGGTGTTCTTCGCCTTCCTGCGACGTGTGACGCTGCGCTCGAGTCTCATCGTGCCGATCGTCGGCATCATGCTGGGCGCGGTGGTCAGCTCCGTGTCAACGTTTTGGGCGCTACAGACGCAGTTGCTGCAATCCCTAGGCGTGTGGTTCGCCGGCTCGTTCACCAGCGTCATTGCCGGACAGTACGAGGTCTTGTGGATCGTCCTATTCGTCGTCGCCGTGGTGTTCTTCTACGCAGATCGCCTCACCGCCGCCGGCCTGGGTGAGGACGTGGCTACCAACATCGGGCTGAACTACAACCGCATCGTGCTCGTGGGCACCTCGCTGGTGGCCATCGCCGCCGGTGTGGTCACCGTTGTGGTCGGCTACCTGCCATTTCTGGGCCTGATCGTCCCCAACATCGTTTCCATGATCCGTGGCGATGACCTGCGCTCCAACCTGCCCTGGGTGTGCCTCCTCGGCATCGGCATCGTCGCCGCCTGCGACCTGATCGGCCGCACCATCATCGCGCCGTTCGAGATGCCGGTCTCGGTGATCCTCGGCCTCGTTGGCGCTGTCGTGTTCATCGCGCTGATTATCAGACAGGCCCGCCATGGGTAG